The Fusobacterium varium genome contains the following window.
CTTGGTTTACCATTATTTTAGCTGCTTCTTGGCTTAGGTGGTAAACTGAATCGATGTTGATTGCCATTACTGCATCCCAGTCAGAATCTTTGTATTCTAATAGTGGAGCTCTTCTGATTGTTCCTGCATTGTTTACTAATATATCTAGTTTTCCATATACTTTTACACATTCTTCTATTGTTGCTGTTA
Protein-coding sequences here:
- a CDS encoding SDR family NAD(P)-dependent oxidoreductase, with translation VVTYDTAWDETRELVEKQGRKIHFFQADLTDRAQVTATIEECVKVYGKLDILVNNAGTIRRAPLLEYKDSDWDAVMAINIDSVYHLSQEAAKIMVNQ